The window GACGAGGCCACCGCGCGGGCGCTGCGCCGAGGCGCCGGCCCGGCGACGGATGCCGAGTACCGCGACGACGTGGCGGCGATCCTGTCGTTCCTGGTGGACGAGGTGGCGCTGGGTCCGCTGCCCGAACCGTGGCTGCTGGCCTCCAGTCCCGCCGGGGGCGCGATCGCCGCGGAACTCGGCCTGCCGATCGCGGTCGCGCACCACATCCGGCCGGACAACACCCGTGCGGTGCTGGAGCGTTACCGCTCCGCCTTCACCCCGTCCCGCTGGTGCGAGCGGCCCCGCGTCCTGCTGTGCGTGGAGACGGTGTGCGCGGAGACGGAGGAGGAGGCCGTCCGGCGTGCGGGGCCGATGAACGTCGTCAAGGCCGGCCTCCTCAAGGGGGAGAGCCAGGCACCCTTCCCCACTCCAGCGCAGGCGGCCACCCACCCCTTCACCGAGCAGGAACGGCAGGCGCTGGCGGGCTTCCGGTCCCAGCAGGCCGTCGGCACACCCGAGACCGTCGTCGAGCGGCTCGCACACCTGGCCGCCGAGACCGGGGCGGACGAGCTGATGCTGGCCAC is drawn from Streptomyces sp. NBC_01232 and contains these coding sequences:
- a CDS encoding MsnO8 family LLM class oxidoreductase; the protein is MLDIPLSALEVAMVQTGTRAVDTLRDTAAFAQGLEALGYHRIWYAEHHHSPAIGAFPPVVLTAHAAASTSAVRLGSGGVLAPNHAPITLAEQFGTLAALHEDRIDLGIGRGPGTFDEATARALRRGAGPATDAEYRDDVAAILSFLVDEVALGPLPEPWLLASSPAGGAIAAELGLPIAVAHHIRPDNTRAVLERYRSAFTPSRWCERPRVLLCVETVCAETEEEAVRRAGPMNVVKAGLLKGESQAPFPTPAQAATHPFTEQERQALAGFRSQQAVGTPETVVERLAHLAAETGADELMLATPVHDLADRIASYALIRKHAGSATAP